From the Drosophila sechellia strain sech25 chromosome X, ASM438219v1, whole genome shotgun sequence genome, the window ATCAATGTGGCCAAACGACCGGCGGGCAGCTTATTGTGCACATACCACAACAGTTTCAACATGTGACGAGAGGTCACATTCTCGCGCGTCAGTCCGGCAAAGATGAACTCGTCGAAGAGCGTGGTGCAGAAGTCTTCCGTGGCAAACTCCTCGCTCATGGGGATGAGCAGGGCAATCTGTAGAGGTAAACAATTGAGTCATTAAAGTAAATAATAGAAAAGCAGATATAAATGCTAACCAAAGAGTGCAGGAAGGGATCCTCATACGCGCGGTCGTCCTTGCAGGCGGACAGAATGGCCAGGACGCGCAACACGCCCACGCGATCCTTCAGGCGCGCCGTGTGCAGCGTATAGTACATGGCCAATATGCTGGCCACGGAACTCTCTTGAATGTACGCCTCCACGGCATCCGGTGCCGGTCCCGAATGCTCTATGGTGGTCAGAGCAGATTCACGCTCGTCCGGCGGTAGTTTGGCGTGCAAACTGCGGCACTGGTCGTCAACCATTAACGACATGAGGGCGGGCAAAAACTTGGTGACCACCTGGCAGTCTAGTTTGGGCTCCTTAAAGTCTTGCGAATCGATCATCACCCAGGCACTCAAGCCCAAGGCCAACATTCTCAGCAGCAGAATGAGTATCTGATTGTCACGCGGCATGCCCTCGTTGTTGATCAAGTGATGCAATATCTTGATGGCCGACGTAGCCAGGAAGTTGATGGCATACGGATCGCACAAAGTCATGGACAGATCGCCCAGAACCTGCTCCTGGCCGCGTTTGATGTTGTCAAGAAATCCCTGGAGCTCCCGTGAACGTTTAATGTCCACATTCTTCTCCCTTATGCAGGCGTCCAGGCACCAGGTGAACTTGTGACAGGGATCTATCGAGATGATCTCCTGCACCTCGAGATCGTGTAAGGCCATCAGTAGCTCTGCACGGAGCGTGCAATAGTGGACATTGCGGGTTCGCAGGAATAGAGTGCGCAGGAACTGCAGCACCATATCGTACAGCTTGACACTAGTGCCAATCATGTTGGCCAACTTTTGAACCACTTCTCCCTGCCTTCGCACCTTGGGCGTTGGGTGGAAGAACAGATTGTTCAGGTTGGTGTGATCGAACAGGATGTGCTCCTTCTCGCGAATATATTGTGAGAGCAGAGGCGACACCTCATCACCAAACAACGATTGATTATCACGCCATATCTGCCGCTTAACTTCCGTATCCGTGTCCGCATACAGTTCGCGATCCCTCACAAGGATTTTGAGGTACTTGTCATCGATGTGCTGGGTATTCCTCAATATGGCCATGACCACGGGACGCAGCGACTTCACCCGAACGACGGGGAAGCTCTTAACGAGCAGCTCCTTGAGCTTCTTGTCCCGCTCCCGTGACTCCTTTTGGCCCATCTCGTTGATGTGAGCTATCAGCTTGTCGCGCAGCTCTTCCATAAGCGAGGTATGAAAGTCCAGCCGACGCACGCCGTGCAAATCGAGTAAAGGCAACATGGGGCGCAGTGAAGGCAGCAATACACCATTCTCAAGCTAAAAAGGCAGGTGGTATTTGGATGAATAAGCCCACCTAACTTTTGGCGCCCATTTCGCGGTGCAACGTAAACAAACCTGAAAACTCTCGATGGCCTTCAAGGGATCAGTGCAGGAGGTCAGGGCCTCGCGCAGATAGGCCTGACCCGGAATATTCACGTCCTCCAGTCCAGttccattattatttttcgccGGTGTACTCATTATCATGCAATTCGTCGGCAAATGGAGCAAAACAAGACACGAAGCTACACAAttgtgttgttttttattGCTAGCGAGGAGAGAAAAAAATAAGCGCAGGCTTGCACATGTGCAGTGTTATCGATAGGGCACGTAGCAGCACGGCTAGTAATAGCcaactttatatatttattatatagctattaatattatttggccaatttattttatttgttttgtattgTTATTATTAGTAGAATGGTAAATggtacaaaaaaataataatgataataaaaaatattatatggGCCACAAATACAATATAAGTACAATTTCTAATAATGTTGGTAGAAAAACTGAactcgcaaaataaaaacgttTAATCTGTTTGTCTTGGAATATCATTCTCGTACGACTAAATTGGATCAGAACGAAACTTTTAATtgataattatatatacacgGAAGAGGTCTATTACTTTTCAGTGACGGCGAAAGAGAACGCCAATTCCGCGAAGTGTCATCCCTAACGCGAAATaagcaacagcaaaaacagccaaaagcaaagcaaGAGCATCAAGCGCAGTCAAATTCGCACAATTGGAGCTGAACGCCAAGGACACGGCGATTCTTGTCGAGATTCGCGCGCCATAGCGACTACAAAGGAGATCCTGCTGCACACAATCGCTATCCTTTGCATCGAGTGTGCacgagtgtgtgcgtgcgtgtttCTACACCCACATAAGCTGGTGTTTGGCTCCGTTCAAGTGTGCGTGTATTTATGCGTGCATCTCGACGAGAACGAAAGCCTCTCTTTTCGTgggtaaacaaaaacaaaacacttgAATGTGAGGAGCAGTATTGGTATCGGGATAAGGATCATCAGGATTTGGGAGAGCACAACAGTGGAAACCCacagaagcagaagcaacaTGTCCTCGTCGACACAAGAGCGCAAGCGCTACCACAAGGACAACGCGCCCACGGACGACGTCCTTACGCTGATCAACCTGGTGCGCCAGAATCCGGTTCTCTACAACTACAAACTGCAGCCGAACCAGCGACGCCGTTCAGATGTCCTCAACGGATGGCAGGAGGTGGCCCAGCAGATAGGAAGTGAGTGCTAGTCATGGCGGGAATTTCTTAGCCTGCTCCTTGTCCGACTATTAAGCTTCTTCCAGAATTAATATGACCTGCCGCTAGGGTTGGTTATAAATGGTTTTAAATTTTGCCTTTGTATTGATAGGCTATAGTTCTGGCGCCGGCTACTATAACACAGCTCATAGTTTCATCGTTACCGAGaaacattttcataaatgtGATGCCTTTAGAGAGGTTCTACCTTGTATTAATTATCTGGAAAAGAATACGATTCCTTTGAAACCCCTCTCATATTTCTACTACCTCTTTCTTTCCAGACAAGTACTCGGTGCAGGAGGTGCGTCGTAAGTGGAAGAACCTGCGGGACACATTCCACCAGTACCGTCTGCGCACGCCCAAGTACATCGAAGGGCGGCTATCCAAGTGGCGCTACGCCAAGGAGCTGGACTTCCTTTCGAAGGTGTACCAGCCGAAGCTGAAATCGCACCGGAACACACAGATCAGCTACGAGACGAGTGGGATTGGCGGAGCCGGTGTAGGCGTTGGAGGCGCGAATAGTACAACATTGCCCATTGGAGCTATGCTGCATTTGAAACAGCATGTGgtcgacgacgacgacgaggttATGGACGATGACGGGCAGTCGGATCACGATACCGCCACACTTTCCTCACATCACGGCACCTCACAGATCACCCTGGTCAGCGATGAGGCGGAGACCTTCATCCTGACCGCCTACGAGGAAGGCGTCTCGGATGACACTGTATCgcagcaccaccatcaccatcatggCCATCACCAGCAGGAGCATCACCACCAgccgcaccaccaccaccaccaccatcatcatcagtcGCAGCACGACGGCAGCATCTCCAGCATTGAGCTCTCCCAGATTACCCACGATGACGATGTGGTCGATGATGTCGATGACGAAGATGATGTGGTCGACCACGACGGTCAGCTAGATATTGTGAAGCACGAAATGGACGAGGACGGGGCAACCGGCGCCGAGGTGGACTACGAAGAGGTGTGCCTGTACGAGGAGGCCAGCGGTGCCCATGTGGATTGCGAAATGGGTGTGGGTGACGCCGTGGACGGCGGTAGCGATGTTACACACGGCAAGGGTTTCCACTACATCGATGCCCACGAATTTTGTATATCGGACATTGAGCCACAGACAGTTCGCTCCAGCCAGCATCAGTTCACGGCTAGCGGTGGATCGGGCAATGGCTCAAATAGTGTCCTGACCGGTGGGACTGTAGTAACCGATGGCAAGCTAAAGAATCTCACGCTGGTCACCACCACGTCTCCTGCGGTTGGGGGCGGTGGATCAAACAATCGTCATGATTCATTGGTGTCAACGCAGCAAATTTCCCTGGTGGATGTGACCGAGGCGACCAGTACCAGTGTGACCATTTCCAGCACGCCGGCCATTTCTCTGAATGCGACCACCGTGACCACCACACCAGCAGCGGCTTTGTGCAACACCACATCCTTTACATCCACGCCGACGGCCACGATCATTCAGATGCCCTCCTTGAACTGCGGATCTGGCCAGCCATTGGCCGTTAGTGCGGCGGCCAGCAGCTCTAACAATCTCATCAAGGAGGATgaacagcatcagcagcaacaagtggCCCAGGCACTGGCCAAGCGTGATGAGCTCGATCTGTTCTTCGACTTTCTCAAGAAGAAGATGCAGTGCTTCAGCAAGACACAGATTACGCACATTCAGATGGAGTTCCTCAACTGTGTCAGCCGACAGGAAGCGGTCGAACAGGATAGCAAGGATTAGGGACACCTGTATTTAGTTCTGTTCCCCAGAAAACAACCAACACGATCCCTGAGTAGTTGCCTAGTTTTTTCCATGTATAGGATTAGGATTCGTACCGTTTACCAGTTTGCAAGTTCGTGAATTTCGCGTTCTTCAATTAGCTTTATCCTCCACCCACGAAACCCCGGATCCCTGTATCCTTCACCCATCTACACCATCCATTcgattaaaaatatatatatacatatatattagcCAGCGTTACAATCAATTGTAATtggaaataaaagaaaataaatcgaTTCTCAAAAACTACACAACATAAAATTCTTGAAGTTGATTAGCTTGGTTGCAACAGAAGATCTATACCTAAGTCTTAGGATTTTCCTGAACGcccaccccccccccccctcctcccCCCTTTTATAGACCgaactaaatttaaaacaagaaaattgGCGTAAATTATAGAATAAGaagttttaaattgaattagaTTATATACATTACAACTTGATTGTAAATTTTAAACagcaaaaattaatataagtAATTGCTTTAAAAGAAAATAGTATCTACTTAACAAAATCACGAACTATTTGAGAATAAATATATGAAGAAACCTTCTTGATTGCTTATAACCCTTgatatatatgtgcatatttGCTGGGATTTCAGtatatcatttttattttattaacaaaTGAGACGACCGATCATCATCGCTCTTCATAAATAACAAGACAATTTGCATATGTGATTTTTCGCTTTCCGCGTGCGATTTATTTGGCGGAGCAGTCGTCCGAGGTCCGATGGCGGATGAAACAAACTTAAACGCAACACTTAGGCTAGTTCGGCTGAAGGTTAGCTcgttaaatatacacatatgcaCTCTCGCAGAGATCATGCTACCGGCGCAGTGACCTCCGTTTGATCCACATCGCTGTGCAGCTTGGCAATGTGCTCCGAGTTAAAGTAGATGACAGTGATTGTGATGTCGTCGCGATACAGACGCACCACGTCCCTGGGCAGCGTCAAATAGTACGAGATCTTGGAGTGCTCGATCCCATAGTCGGTGCCGCCCAAAGCATGCCGGATGAGATGCGTGGCCGCGTTCTGGTCCACGGGTTTGCGAGTGAGGCCAGCCCTGCaaggcaataaaaaaaataataaataaccaGCATACATTTAAAGGATAACTGACTTTCTTTCGGCCAGCTGCTGGGAGATTTCCTGCAGCGTTGTTTCGCCTTCCGGCAGGCGCATCGGTTCGAGGATCTTTTTGGAGTTGATGTGCTCCCCCACCAAGCTGACCACCTCGCTGGGCGAAAGGAAATCCCACAGGCCGTCGCTGGCGATGACTAGAAACTTGTCGTTGGGCCCCAATTTGTGCTGCTGGACATCGGGGCGGGCGGTTAGGTACGGTGGCGTATAGTAATTCGGGGCCATTGCCTGAACGCCGAACATCGGCAGCACCTTCTGCTGCATTATTTCCTGGGACCACTTGTAGCGAAAGTCCCCAAAGGCACGCAACGGCGCCAGCTGGCTCAGCAGCCTGCCGTTTCGGATCACCGTCTCATGCTCCTCCTTGGGATGCTCGGCCAGAATGCGACGCACCTCGGACATATTGTCAGCATTGTGCTCGATGTTGAGCTTCTTTGGCTGCCACTGCTGAGTCTCGGGATCGAGAACGCCCAACACTGCGCCACAATCACCCGTGCTGGCCACGTGCATCTGCAGTCCCTCAATGTGAACCAAACAGGCAACGGCTCCTGGAAAATAAACACATGCAAAGTTTAGAAAGCGGCAAGTATGAAACGGGTGGCAacttatatacataaataaatggaTACATCACCCACCAGAAAGGGCCACGTTCATGGTGCGCACATCGTTGCTGGCCAAAGCCTCCTGCGAGATCTCTTCATCCAGCTGGAGGAAGGCGTTCACCAGTTCACTGGACACATCCCGCTGCGGTGTCTCTAACAATTGGTTGACGTACTTTAGGAAACTGGCCTCGTAGATGGGCTTGATCATGCTGACAAAGTCCACGTTGTCATTGTGGCACTTGAGGAACGACTGGCTGTCGGCACCCTGCATCATCTGCTCCCGGAGCACCTGGCGCGGCAGCGTGGCCGCCGAAACATAGCGAAGCAGTCGCTTGGACACCACTTGGCCACATGCTGCTCCTGCATGCCCGTCGAAAATGCCACAAATGAAGCCGTTGCGGTGCAGCAAGCTGGCCTCAGTGCGGGAATCCTCGCAGGGCCAGTTGGATCCCAGCTGATTTGATTCATAGCTGCGGATGACTCCATCCACGGGGAAGTTGTAAACGAACTCGTTCTCCCTCAGAACAAGGTTAACCTGTGAAAATAGTTTAAATTAAGAAAGGCTCTTACTCTTTTTGTGGGAATTACAAAGGCTCCCATGGTAATAGTTAACAATCAGTTAATTCTTATTCGGTTCCTAAAAACTCTGTTCTTAAGACGCTTGGTATGGACTCTTGTCCAGTGCACTCGCTCCAATGAAATTACCTGCTCAGTAACGGGGCTATAAATGGTGGCTGCAGTTGAAATATGAATATGGAAAATCGAATGCAGTCGGGTCGACGTCGTTCACTTTGTTTATAAAATACTCGGGACTTTCTTGAAAGCCCTTGAAAGTAGTTATTGGATCTTCAGACAGTTGTAATAGTTATTATAGttatagttattattattaggcTTTATAGTTAAATTTTTAAACTGTTTAAAGATTCAATGATGAGAGCTGGTTTCTAAAAGTAATTTCTATAAGATAAATCCAAAAAAATTGATAAGTAATGAATTGCTTTCAATTGAAGATCTTACAAACTGATTACATGTTACGAACCATGCCCAACTATATGCTAATGGTCCCCGCCAGGGTAACTAGATCTAAGGCACTTGCCAGGAATCCCGGATCTTACATCGTATGGACTCAATTGAGGCAGTTGCGGCAGCAGGCGCAGTGCATTCAAACTGAAATCCCGCACATTGGATCGCACGTAGCAGGCGGCGTCGTTCAGCACGAACTTGAACATCTATATGGAGATTTTGTATATGCTCTCGCCCCGCTGTGGCTATAATTAACGGTAATGATATTGGTTCCGTAACCAAATCGGGGGAGGAGTAGGCAAGGAAGATGGAGGAGAACGTGGTGGATTCCGTATCCCGGAGCCTCCGGCTGATTCACCGACTCCGGTTGCCGGCTGCTGAGAAAGGGATCTTATTTTCCGCTGCTGCTTTTGATTGGCCGGCGGGTTGTTTGTACATTTGTGTGCTGTGAAATACGAACTGGACAGTGTTCACGGAAACAAAcgtaaaaagaaaatagagTGCGTACTAGCGATGGGGTTTTCTCTGCACGAGTCAAcctaaaacgaaaattaacaCGCacgtttaaatttatatgtcAAAGCACTGTACGCGGTAAAATCTTTTTGagtaattcatttaaatttattagcTTAATATGaaagaatattttatttgtttgttataTTTTATCAGAACAATTTAAACTAACTACATTTGTATGCATTCATCGTGTCACGCGAGACCGCGTTCTTTGACAATCTCTATTGGGCGGCGGTGCCAGACTGGCGGCGGGCCAGATTAGTGGTGTTGCCATTAGCCGGTTACCGTTTTCAAGCCAAATCTAGCTAGCTTTTGTGTACCGCCGAAATATACCTCTAGACCGTAAAAAAATCTACAAATTGCTAAATTTATGTGAGGGactatttttgtttaaataatttaatttataactgTTTAATAAtgctaatgaaatattttcattgtgGCTACTATCGATTGCTTTTGTTGGTCCGGCAACACTGCCATTatcacacacacgcgcacgcATATgagaaaaaaaacacaaaacaaaacaatattCAAGGGAATTTGAATTCTcgaatatttataatttgacAACCACCAGCGGCAGCCGAGAATATCGCATTGCAAAGCCAGTAATCGTGCGGAGAACAGAAAGTTTCGATTTGCAGTAAAACTCCAGGAAATAAGAAGAAAAACGAGCCGTAGAAGGGAATCAACGATTTGCGTATCAAGCGTTCCAAAGGGGAGGCAGATTTTTTGCTGCGGACTCAATTCCAAGAGACAAATCCCTCGAATTCGGCTTCGGAATGGTGGAACCCATTTTCGAGTATCAATTTCGACTGATTTTAATCGGCGACAGCACCGTGGGCAAGAGTTCGCTGCTCAAATTCTTCACAGACGGCAAATTCGCCGAGGTGCGTATGTTCAACGATTTTGGCCACTGTACTTGTCCGCTTGACCCACTGTGCGATCTTCGTGTAATGCAGTTAATGCGTTCATTACATAATTAAGTGATTGCAATGGgcgagcaacaacaaataataGACAAAGGAAGTGGATTTTAAAAGATGCTGTCTTAGTCACCttgtcagtgtgtgtgtgctggtgtGCATGTTTGTGTGCTCGCCTGATAATgcaggcaacaaaaacaacacacaAGTCCAAAAGGAACCAGGGTTACTCAAATAACTGCGcggaaaatttaaatacgtaGAGATATCATGAATCAAATCTTTCCATAGAGTTAAATCACATATCAATTGGTTCTATTTGTTTGTGTAGAAACAAAAGTGTTCTCAAAAG encodes:
- the LOC6619003 gene encoding lateral signaling target protein 2 homolog, producing the protein MSSSTQERKRYHKDNAPTDDVLTLINLVRQNPVLYNYKLQPNQRRRSDVLNGWQEVAQQIGNKYSVQEVRRKWKNLRDTFHQYRLRTPKYIEGRLSKWRYAKELDFLSKVYQPKLKSHRNTQISYETSGIGGAGVGVGGANSTTLPIGAMLHLKQHVVDDDDEVMDDDGQSDHDTATLSSHHGTSQITLVSDEAETFILTAYEEGVSDDTVSQHHHHHHGHHQQEHHHQPHHHHHHHHHQSQHDGSISSIELSQITHDDDVVDDVDDEDDVVDHDGQLDIVKHEMDEDGATGAEVDYEEVCLYEEASGAHVDCEMGVGDAVDGGSDVTHGKGFHYIDAHEFCISDIEPQTVRSSQHQFTASGGSGNGSNSVLTGGTVVTDGKLKNLTLVTTTSPAVGGGGSNNRHDSLVSTQQISLVDVTEATSTSVTISSTPAISLNATTVTTTPAAALCNTTSFTSTPTATIIQMPSLNCGSGQPLAVSAAASSSNNLIKEDEQHQQQQVAQALAKRDELDLFFDFLKKKMQCFSKTQITHIQMEFLNCVSRQEAVEQDSKD
- the LOC6619004 gene encoding pyruvate dehydrogenase [acetyl-transferring]-phosphatase 1, mitochondrial, with the protein product MFKFVLNDAACYVRSNVRDFSLNALRLLPQLPQLSPYDVNLVLRENEFVYNFPVDGVIRSYESNQLGSNWPCEDSRTEASLLHRNGFICGIFDGHAGAACGQVVSKRLLRYVSAATLPRQVLREQMMQGADSQSFLKCHNDNVDFVSMIKPIYEASFLKYVNQLLETPQRDVSSELVNAFLQLDEEISQEALASNDVRTMNVALSGAVACLVHIEGLQMHVASTGDCGAVLGVLDPETQQWQPKKLNIEHNADNMSEVRRILAEHPKEEHETVIRNGRLLSQLAPLRAFGDFRYKWSQEIMQQKVLPMFGVQAMAPNYYTPPYLTARPDVQQHKLGPNDKFLVIASDGLWDFLSPSEVVSLVGEHINSKKILEPMRLPEGETTLQEISQQLAERKAGLTRKPVDQNAATHLIRHALGGTDYGIEHSKISYYLTLPRDVVRLYRDDITITVIYFNSEHIAKLHSDVDQTEVTAPVA
- the LOC6619002 gene encoding negative elongation factor B, which encodes MIMSTPAKNNNGTGLEDVNIPGQAYLREALTSCTDPLKAIESFQLENGVLLPSLRPMLPLLDLHGVRRLDFHTSLMEELRDKLIAHINEMGQKESRERDKKLKELLVKSFPVVRVKSLRPVVMAILRNTQHIDDKYLKILVRDRELYADTDTEVKRQIWRDNQSLFGDEVSPLLSQYIREKEHILFDHTNLNNLFFHPTPKVRRQGEVVQKLANMIGTSVKLYDMVLQFLRTLFLRTRNVHYCTLRAELLMALHDLEVQEIISIDPCHKFTWCLDACIREKNVDIKRSRELQGFLDNIKRGQEQVLGDLSMTLCDPYAINFLATSAIKILHHLINNEGMPRDNQILILLLRMLALGLSAWVMIDSQDFKEPKLDCQVVTKFLPALMSLMVDDQCRSLHAKLPPDERESALTTIEHSGPAPDAVEAYIQESSVASILAMYYTLHTARLKDRVGVLRVLAILSACKDDRAYEDPFLHSLIALLIPMSEEFATEDFCTTLFDEFIFAGLTRENVTSRHMLKLLWYVHNKLPAGRLATLMKAMQPTTAHNEHIHKLYEILQERIGTGVAETPVIEAPPMEFDSPLKSVPTPGPHYNVQ